TTTTGTGATAAGAAAGCACCCAATCACTTCCCGATTCAATCCCAATGCAAATACGATCAAGCCCCAGATTTTTAAGTTCCAACAATTCTGCATCAGTTTTTCTGAGAATATCATCGCTTCTGGAAAAACACGAAACGTATTTCATATTTGGAAAATTTTTTTTGATTTCTTTCAAAATCTCCATCAAATAATCATTCTTCAAACACAAGGCATTGCCCTCTAAAAGCGTGAACTTTTTCGGAGTAAACCTCTTGTCCTTGTAAAAATCTTTCCTGTCACATATATATTTCTTCACATCTTCAATGTCAAAAACCTTGAATTTTTTCCCAACATTCAAATCACAATAGATGCATTTTCCGTAAGAACAACCCACCGTTACGGGAATCATCTCGTTGTGCATTTCGGGCATCGGAGTGTACATATATCTATCGTAAAATCCGTCAATCATTTAATCACCTTTGTTTGATATTTTACAAGTATTATAACACAAGTTGTGTTTTTAATTTATTTGTACTATCCAATTTCACCCACGAAAAAAAGGACTCATCAAAGAGTCCTTATTATATCAAACTATTTTACTTCTTCAGCGCTTTCCCATAAACCGTGGATATTGCAATAACTTAATGCGAATACTTTACCTGGTTTAGTAGATTTTACATAAGCGTGAGCGTGTGGTTTAGTGAATACTTCGCCTTCGCCGTGTGCTGCTGCTTGGTAAGAAGCTACTTCTACTGGGAATTTTTCTCCTTCTGGTTGGAAGAATACTTTAATCCATGCAATGTGGTGTTCGAATGTGTTTGGGTGTTCGATTTCTTCACCTACGATTGCGCATACTTTGAATCCGTCGTCTTTTTTATCAATATGAATAACTGGAACGTGTTTTTCTGCTTTCCAATCTCCAGATTGAACTGTTTCTGTTAATTTAGCCATTAATATTACCCCCTATAAAATTTCTTACAGAGTATTTATACCCCAATTACATTAAACTAATCATTAATTACATCTGGGTTTAGTTCTTCAAGTCGGTTAATATTTCTATTCAAAAGCATCATCACACAAATGATAAGAAGAATAGTTCCACAAATCACAAATAACAGTCCAATTCCTCTGCCATTTCCAACTCCAATTATCTTCCCGATAAAAGTTTCAGATAATTTGCCGCCCTTTACCAAAAGTGGGTTGAACACATTATCCGCCAAAAATCCAGCCAAAATAATCGCTATAGGTGTGATAATCTTCATTAGACAATCTACCAGTGAGCCCACTCTTCCTAGCATTTTCGTTTCTATTTTCAATTGCATCAGTGAACCGAAAGTTCCATTTGCATAAGGAGTAGGAATCATAAATAAGAAAAATCCCACAGCAA
This Finegoldia magna ATCC 53516 DNA region includes the following protein-coding sequences:
- a CDS encoding desulfoferrodoxin family protein; amino-acid sequence: MAKLTETVQSGDWKAEKHVPVIHIDKKDDGFKVCAIVGEEIEHPNTFEHHIAWIKVFFQPEGEKFPVEVASYQAAAHGEGEVFTKPHAHAYVKSTKPGKVFALSYCNIHGLWESAEEVK